Proteins from a genomic interval of Treponema brennaborense DSM 12168:
- the flgB gene encoding flagellar basal body rod protein FlgB, producing the protein MNTFTRSVDMLHRAMDASTLRYQVSANNLANSEVPNFKRTSVNFESQLKRALESERNAKDSFQMITTDDRHIASEGAIDYRTVEPRRVTDYLTTAKANGNNVDAEQEAMEILKTQLNYQLLTQMQAFEFSQLKVAMKK; encoded by the coding sequence ATGAATACGTTTACGCGATCTGTCGATATGCTGCACCGTGCAATGGATGCGAGTACGCTTCGGTATCAAGTATCCGCGAATAATCTGGCAAACTCCGAAGTTCCGAATTTTAAACGAACGTCGGTCAATTTTGAAAGCCAGCTGAAGCGTGCGCTTGAATCGGAACGGAACGCGAAAGATTCGTTTCAGATGATAACGACGGACGATCGCCATATCGCTTCGGAAGGGGCTATCGATTACCGCACCGTCGAACCGCGCCGCGTTACCGATTATTTGACGACGGCGAAAGCGAACGGCAACAACGTGGACGCCGAACAGGAAGCGATGGAAATTCTGAAAACACAGCTTAATTATCAGCTTTTGACTCAAATGCAGGCGTTTGAGTTTTCCCAGCTGAAAGTTGCGATGAAAAAATAA
- the fliG gene encoding flagellar motor switch protein FliG, which translates to MADQTNAAKPKPMPVSGKKSKDYKNLTGRQKAAIFLVSLGSEVSSDIFKHLREDEVETLVFEIARLETVEADVKDSVLEEFQDLMSAQNFITTGGIDYARELLEKSLGSQKAIDIINRLTSSLQVRPFDFIRRTDPAHLLNFIQQEYPQTIALILAYLEPNKASVILQNLPDDIQSEVARRIATMDRTSPDVLREVERVLEKKLSTLSSEDYTAAGGVESIVEILNLVDRSSEKSIIESLEEEDPDLAEEIKKRMFVFEDIVMLDDRAIQKVMREVDTQELAKALKSVDTEVQDKIFRNMSKRAASMLKEDMEFMGPVRLKDVEEAQQKIVSTIRRLEDSGEIVIARSGEDELVV; encoded by the coding sequence ATGGCGGATCAGACAAATGCCGCAAAACCGAAACCGATGCCGGTGAGCGGCAAAAAAAGCAAAGATTATAAAAATTTGACGGGCCGGCAAAAAGCCGCCATTTTTCTCGTGTCGCTCGGTTCCGAAGTTTCTTCCGATATTTTCAAACATCTGCGCGAAGACGAAGTGGAAACGCTCGTTTTTGAAATTGCGCGTCTTGAAACCGTCGAGGCGGACGTTAAAGATTCCGTTCTTGAAGAATTTCAGGATTTGATGTCGGCTCAAAACTTCATCACGACCGGCGGTATCGATTACGCGCGCGAATTGCTCGAAAAATCGCTGGGAAGTCAAAAAGCGATCGATATCATCAACCGTCTGACCAGTTCCCTGCAAGTGCGCCCGTTTGACTTTATCCGCCGAACGGATCCTGCGCACCTTTTGAACTTTATCCAGCAGGAGTATCCGCAGACTATCGCGCTGATTTTGGCCTATTTGGAGCCGAACAAAGCGTCCGTCATTCTGCAGAATCTGCCGGACGACATCCAAAGTGAAGTTGCGCGACGCATCGCGACGATGGACCGCACGTCTCCGGACGTTTTGCGTGAAGTCGAGCGCGTTCTTGAAAAAAAACTGTCCACGCTTTCGAGCGAAGACTACACGGCTGCCGGCGGTGTGGAAAGTATCGTCGAGATTCTCAACTTGGTCGACCGATCTTCCGAAAAGTCGATTATCGAATCGTTGGAAGAAGAAGATCCCGATTTGGCCGAAGAAATCAAAAAACGCATGTTCGTATTTGAAGACATCGTTATGCTCGACGACCGCGCGATTCAGAAAGTTATGCGCGAAGTCGACACGCAGGAACTTGCCAAAGCGCTTAAATCGGTTGATACCGAAGTTCAGGATAAGATATTCCGCAACATGTCCAAGCGTGCGGCGAGTATGCTCAAAGAAGATATGGAATTCATGGGGCCGGTTCGTCTGAAAGACGTTGAAGAGGCTCAGCAGAAAATCGTTTCGACGATTCGCCGGCTTGAAGATTCCGGTGAGATCGTTATCGCCCGTTCCGGTGAAGACGAATTGGTGGTGTAG
- the fliF gene encoding flagellar basal-body MS-ring/collar protein FliF translates to MNEWLKKLVSSIKELWAKWTLIQKIILFGIIAVVIAALVFMLRFSAKPATVPLFNVAITDVSARDNILYRLSQENVEAEVNAAGVISVKDEQTARRMRSVLVREDLVPTNVDPWALFDTERWTITDFERNVNLQRSITQMVKQHIEALDDIDSANVVITLPERTLFASDQNPTTASVIIYPKPGSDIADNKKKIQGIQKLLLRAVEGLKEENITIADSTGRIVNDFEGMAASERVDIVAKEQKLIKQLEMEYRASVLKSLQQIFGTDRVRDLNIKIDMDMSKKQVAGTEYSPIVIKADNPNTPYDDSELRDYLPISSETVTKVWTGTGYNPEGPAGVEGQNPPVYSDMSNLYGKSEETGVKQNNVINTKEYQEEKSPSIDRVTVSVNIDGTWRRTYDDKGQLVLNPNGTIAREYVPVDSAVLSSAAKLVQDAIGYNRNRGDSVTVQNIQYDRTAQFEEEDMAYIRAQQQRKTIMLVIAGIAVVLLAFMVFRFISRELERRRRLREEEILRRNQMEREKTLWEAEQAGMEVTMSVEERHRAELQENAITMAKEHPEDVAMLIRTWLMEE, encoded by the coding sequence ATGAACGAATGGCTTAAAAAGCTGGTTTCATCTATAAAAGAATTGTGGGCAAAGTGGACCCTGATTCAGAAAATCATACTCTTCGGAATTATTGCCGTCGTTATAGCCGCGCTCGTTTTCATGCTGCGTTTTTCCGCAAAACCCGCAACGGTGCCTCTGTTTAACGTTGCCATTACCGATGTTTCAGCCCGTGATAATATTCTGTACCGCCTGTCTCAGGAAAACGTCGAAGCGGAAGTAAACGCTGCGGGCGTCATTTCCGTAAAAGACGAACAGACTGCCCGCAGAATGAGATCGGTTCTCGTTCGGGAGGATCTCGTTCCTACGAACGTAGATCCGTGGGCGCTGTTCGATACGGAGCGCTGGACGATAACCGATTTCGAGCGGAACGTCAATCTGCAGCGTTCCATTACGCAGATGGTAAAACAGCACATTGAAGCGCTCGACGATATAGACAGCGCGAACGTAGTCATTACCCTGCCTGAACGCACGCTGTTCGCTTCGGATCAGAATCCCACGACGGCAAGCGTTATTATCTATCCCAAACCGGGCAGCGATATTGCCGACAATAAAAAGAAAATTCAGGGTATCCAAAAGCTGCTGCTGCGCGCCGTTGAAGGGCTTAAAGAAGAGAATATTACGATCGCCGATTCTACCGGACGGATCGTAAACGATTTTGAAGGAATGGCGGCGAGCGAACGGGTGGACATCGTCGCGAAAGAGCAGAAACTCATCAAACAGCTTGAAATGGAATACCGTGCGAGCGTTTTGAAGTCGCTGCAGCAGATTTTCGGTACGGATCGCGTGCGCGATCTGAATATAAAAATCGATATGGATATGTCCAAAAAACAGGTTGCCGGAACCGAATATTCGCCTATCGTCATCAAAGCCGATAATCCGAACACACCGTACGACGATTCTGAACTGCGCGACTACCTTCCGATCTCATCAGAGACCGTTACGAAGGTGTGGACCGGTACCGGTTATAATCCCGAAGGACCTGCCGGCGTGGAAGGGCAGAATCCGCCGGTGTATTCCGATATGTCGAACTTGTACGGCAAATCGGAAGAGACCGGTGTAAAACAGAATAACGTTATCAATACCAAAGAATATCAGGAAGAAAAAAGTCCGTCCATAGATCGCGTTACCGTTTCGGTCAACATTGACGGAACCTGGCGCAGAACGTATGACGACAAGGGGCAGCTCGTTTTGAATCCGAACGGTACGATCGCCCGCGAATACGTTCCGGTCGACTCGGCGGTGCTTTCCAGTGCGGCGAAACTGGTGCAGGACGCTATCGGCTACAACAGAAACCGCGGAGATTCGGTTACCGTGCAGAACATTCAGTATGATCGTACGGCCCAATTTGAAGAAGAAGATATGGCGTATATCCGTGCGCAGCAGCAGCGCAAAACGATCATGCTCGTGATCGCGGGTATCGCGGTCGTGCTGCTTGCGTTTATGGTGTTCCGCTTTATCAGCCGCGAACTGGAACGCAGGCGGCGTCTGCGCGAAGAAGAGATTCTCCGCAGAAATCAGATGGAGCGCGAAAAAACGTTGTGGGAAGCCGAGCAGGCCGGCATGGAAGTTACGATGTCGGTCGAAGAGCGCCATCGCGCCGAACTGCAGGAAAACGCCATCACTATGGCGAAAGAGCATCCTGAAGACGTGGCCATGCTCATCAGGACATGGCTGATGGAGGAATAA
- the flgC gene encoding flagellar basal body rod protein FlgC, whose product MGLFTSINIAATGMSVERLRTDVISDNIANASTTRTPEGGKFQRKSVVLTPIAENPTFRNPFVPADIDNGPGAGVRISKIVKDTAQGRMVYDPSHPDAIQSGPNAGYVEYPNVNIVNEMVDLISASRAYEANSSVIQGSKDMFSSALEIAR is encoded by the coding sequence ATGGGACTTTTTACCAGTATCAATATTGCGGCGACCGGCATGAGCGTGGAGCGGCTGCGTACGGACGTTATTTCCGATAATATTGCGAACGCTTCCACAACCCGTACCCCGGAAGGCGGTAAATTCCAGCGGAAAAGCGTTGTGCTGACTCCGATTGCGGAAAATCCGACGTTCCGCAATCCGTTCGTTCCCGCCGATATCGACAACGGACCGGGCGCGGGCGTTCGTATCAGCAAAATCGTCAAGGATACGGCGCAGGGACGTATGGTCTACGATCCGTCGCATCCTGATGCGATCCAATCGGGACCGAACGCCGGATACGTCGAATATCCGAACGTCAATATCGTAAACGAAATGGTTGACTTGATTTCGGCTTCGCGCGCGTATGAAGCGAACTCTTCCGTGATTCAAGGTTCAAAAGATATGTTCAGCAGCGCGCTGGAAATTGCCCGGTAA
- the fliJ gene encoding flagellar export protein FliJ → MKRFQFPLQKVLDLREFEEDQARIELGKAIAESERIRRQLENLAEEKARTVAGASDEKDVRQLIVREHYLIRLDANRDELLAELLEADALIENRRAVFAEAMKNRKVLSKLKDRRFGEYRKDAQTAEDTAVDDLSSARYSGSGSSPSGGTDADGSGAR, encoded by the coding sequence ATGAAACGGTTTCAGTTTCCGCTGCAGAAAGTTCTCGATTTACGCGAATTTGAAGAAGACCAGGCTCGGATCGAGTTGGGTAAAGCGATTGCCGAATCGGAACGCATCAGGCGGCAGCTGGAAAATCTTGCAGAAGAAAAGGCCCGTACGGTTGCAGGCGCTTCCGATGAAAAAGACGTGCGGCAGCTGATCGTGCGTGAGCACTATCTTATCCGGCTCGACGCGAACCGCGACGAATTGCTTGCGGAATTGCTTGAAGCGGATGCGCTGATTGAAAATCGACGCGCCGTTTTTGCCGAAGCGATGAAAAATCGCAAAGTTTTATCCAAACTTAAAGACCGCCGGTTCGGCGAATACCGCAAAGACGCACAGACGGCGGAAGATACTGCCGTGGACGATTTGTCGTCTGCCCGTTACTCCGGCTCCGGTTCGTCCCCATCCGGCGGAACGGATGCGGACGGAAGCGGTGCGCGCTAA
- the fliH gene encoding flagellar assembly protein FliH — protein sequence MAKTVFHFNEIKTQDDKVLLKLPRSFEPEVEEMEEEPIPEYTGPTADDLRREAEAFKEQWEAEKEQMLSKAQADADAIVKNAEEAAFEQVKRQSDQAQIIKTDAERKAAEIIKSAQEEAHTIVSTAESKKQQIHDESYRAGFDEGKEAGFRDGNAEAERLVDRLHIMLDRILDKRQEILEGTEQQIVELVLLMARKVVKVMSENQRNVVMSNVLQALRKVKGRGDVTVRVNLADLKLTSEHTKEFMQAVENIKNLTIVEDSSIDRGGCIVETDFGAIDARISSQLTELEQKILEISPIKTVSKTNALDSGA from the coding sequence ATGGCGAAGACGGTTTTTCATTTTAACGAAATCAAAACGCAGGACGATAAGGTATTGCTCAAGCTGCCGCGCAGTTTTGAACCTGAAGTCGAGGAGATGGAAGAAGAGCCGATTCCCGAATACACGGGCCCGACTGCGGACGATTTACGCCGAGAGGCCGAAGCGTTTAAGGAACAGTGGGAAGCCGAAAAAGAGCAGATGCTGAGCAAGGCTCAGGCCGATGCGGACGCTATCGTCAAAAATGCGGAAGAAGCGGCCTTTGAGCAGGTCAAACGCCAGTCGGATCAGGCTCAGATCATAAAAACGGACGCTGAACGGAAAGCCGCCGAAATCATAAAAAGCGCGCAGGAAGAAGCGCATACTATCGTGAGCACTGCTGAAAGCAAAAAACAGCAAATTCACGACGAATCGTATCGGGCCGGCTTCGACGAAGGCAAAGAAGCCGGTTTTCGCGACGGCAACGCTGAAGCGGAACGTCTCGTGGACCGGCTGCACATTATGCTCGACCGTATTCTTGATAAGCGTCAGGAAATCCTTGAAGGGACGGAACAGCAGATTGTTGAATTGGTGCTCCTTATGGCGCGGAAAGTCGTTAAAGTCATGTCCGAAAATCAGCGCAACGTGGTGATGTCGAACGTGCTGCAGGCGCTGCGCAAAGTAAAAGGCCGCGGCGACGTGACCGTCCGCGTAAATCTTGCCGATCTGAAACTGACGTCCGAACATACCAAAGAGTTCATGCAGGCGGTTGAAAATATCAAAAATTTGACGATCGTGGAAGATTCGTCCATAGATCGCGGCGGCTGTATCGTTGAAACCGATTTCGGTGCAATCGACGCCCGCATTTCGAGTCAGCTTACGGAACTTGAACAGAAAATATTGGAAATTTCTCCGATAAAAACCGTTTCCAAGACGAACGCGCTCGATTCCGGTGCATAG
- a CDS encoding FliI/YscN family ATPase: MNSFFDKYIASVKNTETILYTGNVSAVRGMLIESHGPRSVIGEMCFIKLMRGDMQIAAEVVGLNGTTVQLMAYGETKGIEIGCEVVATGHVLRVAVGNGLLGRVIDAVGKPYDGKGELASGLYYPALASPPAPLERRPVSQRMVTGVRAIDAMLAVAKGQRLGIFAGSGVGKSTLLSMIARNTKADVNVIALVGERGREVVDFIDRDLGEEGLKRSVVVVATSDQPSIARLRAAYTATAVAEYFRDQGKDVMLMFDSVTRFAHAQREIGLASGEPPAQRGYPPSVFDLLPKLLERSGTNQTGSITAFYTVLVDGDDMDEPIADKVRGTLDGHIVLNRKLAQAAHFPAIDVLASISRLSKRVSGPATQQAVTTVRRLMASYAENEDMITVGAYQKGSNAAIDKAIDVHPDIEAFLMQDEYEPAPLESTLEKLGSIAGTDIPPEECGSSAAAVS; this comes from the coding sequence ATGAATTCTTTTTTTGATAAATACATTGCCAGCGTCAAAAACACGGAGACCATTTTATACACGGGAAACGTTTCCGCCGTGCGCGGAATGCTCATTGAAAGTCACGGCCCCCGGTCGGTTATCGGTGAAATGTGTTTTATCAAACTGATGCGCGGCGACATGCAGATAGCGGCGGAAGTCGTCGGGCTGAACGGCACGACGGTGCAGCTGATGGCGTACGGTGAAACGAAAGGCATTGAAATCGGCTGCGAAGTGGTCGCTACCGGGCACGTCCTGCGGGTCGCCGTCGGAAACGGACTGTTGGGGCGCGTGATCGACGCGGTCGGAAAACCGTACGACGGCAAGGGCGAATTGGCGTCCGGCCTGTATTATCCGGCGCTCGCGTCTCCGCCGGCTCCGCTCGAGCGGCGTCCCGTTTCACAGCGCATGGTTACCGGTGTCCGCGCGATCGACGCAATGCTCGCCGTTGCGAAAGGGCAGCGGCTCGGTATTTTTGCCGGTTCCGGCGTCGGAAAATCCACGCTTTTAAGTATGATCGCCCGAAACACAAAGGCGGACGTCAACGTTATTGCGCTCGTCGGAGAGCGCGGGCGCGAAGTCGTCGATTTTATCGACCGCGATCTGGGCGAAGAAGGCTTGAAGCGCTCCGTCGTCGTCGTCGCGACGTCCGACCAGCCGTCGATCGCCCGGTTACGCGCGGCGTATACGGCGACCGCGGTGGCGGAATATTTCCGCGATCAGGGTAAAGACGTTATGCTCATGTTCGATTCGGTAACCCGGTTCGCTCACGCGCAGCGGGAAATAGGACTCGCTTCCGGCGAACCGCCGGCGCAGCGCGGATATCCGCCGAGCGTGTTCGATCTGCTTCCGAAATTGCTTGAACGCAGCGGTACCAATCAAACGGGTTCCATCACCGCGTTTTACACCGTACTGGTCGACGGCGACGATATGGACGAACCTATCGCCGACAAAGTGCGCGGTACGCTCGACGGACATATCGTTCTGAATCGGAAACTCGCCCAGGCGGCCCATTTTCCCGCCATAGATGTGCTCGCGAGCATCAGCCGTCTGTCAAAACGGGTGTCCGGACCGGCAACGCAGCAGGCGGTTACGACGGTTCGCCGGCTTATGGCGTCGTACGCCGAAAACGAAGACATGATCACCGTGGGAGCCTATCAGAAGGGCTCGAACGCCGCTATAGACAAAGCGATCGACGTGCATCCCGATATAGAAGCTTTTCTTATGCAGGATGAATACGAGCCCGCGCCGCTGGAATCGACGCTCGAAAAGCTCGGTTCCATAGCCGGAACGGATATTCCGCCGGAGGAATGCGGAAGTTCCGCCGCCGCCGTTTCGTAA
- the hslU gene encoding ATP-dependent protease ATPase subunit HslU — protein sequence MEQLENAGVPVRDLTPKQIVAQLDTYIIGQQNAKKSVAIALRNRSRRLKLPEDIREEIAPKNILMIGPTGVGKTEIARRLAKLCNAPFLKVEATKYTEVGYVGRDVESMVRDLMAVGYNMVKAEAQESLKSQAESRVEEELLDLLLPGSRKEEKKSVQALPLSIFGTSVSESGDVSAASASDGSSSAAASDTLNSSTREKFRAMLREGKLEDRQVEVSVKKQNNVPSMEIFAGGNMEDLEAGMRQITSMFSGGKTRKKTVTVREARRILIEEQLDRLIDPDKIADEAKNRVEQMGIIFIDEIDKIAVRGEHGGQDVSREGVQRDILPIVEGSTVNTKYGVVDTTHVLFIAAGAFNLSSPSDLIPELQGRFPLRVELDSLHAEDFKRILTEPKNALTRQYAELLATENVTVRFDESAIDRMSFLAADVNSRAENIGARRLHTIMETLLEDLSFEADEHAGEVITITSDYVDERLKNIVENQDLSKYIL from the coding sequence GTGGAGCAGCTTGAAAATGCCGGAGTTCCGGTACGGGATTTAACGCCGAAGCAGATTGTGGCGCAGCTCGATACGTATATTATCGGCCAGCAGAACGCGAAAAAATCGGTCGCCATCGCGCTGCGGAACCGAAGCCGCCGTCTGAAATTGCCCGAAGATATCCGCGAGGAAATCGCACCCAAAAATATCCTCATGATAGGTCCCACGGGTGTCGGTAAAACGGAAATCGCCCGCCGGCTTGCAAAATTATGCAACGCACCGTTTTTGAAAGTGGAAGCGACGAAATATACCGAAGTCGGCTACGTCGGGCGGGACGTCGAGTCGATGGTGCGCGATTTGATGGCGGTCGGCTATAATATGGTAAAAGCCGAAGCGCAGGAATCGCTCAAATCACAGGCCGAAAGCCGAGTTGAAGAAGAATTGCTCGATTTACTGCTGCCGGGAAGCCGCAAAGAAGAAAAAAAATCGGTGCAGGCTTTGCCGCTCTCCATTTTCGGTACGTCGGTCTCCGAAAGCGGCGACGTATCGGCGGCGTCCGCGTCCGACGGCTCGTCTTCGGCTGCGGCTTCCGACACGCTGAACTCGTCTACCCGTGAAAAATTTCGCGCGATGCTCCGCGAGGGTAAATTGGAAGATCGGCAGGTTGAAGTTTCCGTCAAAAAGCAGAACAACGTGCCGTCTATGGAAATCTTTGCCGGCGGCAATATGGAAGATCTTGAAGCCGGTATGCGCCAAATCACGTCCATGTTCAGCGGCGGTAAAACCCGCAAAAAAACGGTAACGGTGCGCGAAGCGCGCCGGATTCTCATCGAAGAGCAGCTCGACCGGCTGATCGACCCGGATAAAATTGCCGACGAAGCGAAAAATCGCGTAGAACAAATGGGAATCATTTTTATCGACGAAATCGATAAGATCGCCGTCCGCGGCGAACACGGCGGGCAGGACGTTTCGCGGGAAGGCGTTCAGCGCGACATCCTGCCGATCGTCGAAGGTTCGACCGTCAATACGAAGTACGGTGTCGTCGATACGACGCATGTTCTGTTTATTGCGGCCGGTGCGTTCAATTTGTCGTCTCCGTCCGATTTGATTCCCGAATTGCAGGGGCGTTTTCCGCTCCGTGTGGAGCTCGATTCGCTTCACGCCGAAGATTTCAAGCGTATCCTTACGGAACCGAAAAACGCGCTTACCCGGCAGTATGCGGAACTGTTGGCAACGGAAAACGTAACCGTTCGCTTCGACGAATCGGCTATAGACCGTATGAGTTTTCTCGCCGCGGACGTCAATTCGCGTGCGGAAAATATCGGCGCGCGCCGTCTGCATACTATTATGGAGACGCTGCTTGAAGACCTTTCGTTTGAAGCGGACGAACACGCGGGAGAAGTTATCACGATTACCAGCGATTACGTAGACGAGCGCCTCAAGAATATCGTTGAAAATCAGGATTTGTCTAAATACATTCTGTAG
- the hslV gene encoding ATP-dependent protease subunit HslV, which translates to MEYPKIRSTTVIAVRKNGRVAMAGDGQVTMGETVMKGNARKVRRLYDGKVLTGFAGATADAFNLFDKFEIKIKEFAGDLTRAAVELAKQWRTDKALRQLEALLLVADKDKILLISGTGDVIEPENDVLAIGSGGNYAYAAALAYLDSSDLGAKEIAEKSLKIAGNICIYTNNHITVEEL; encoded by the coding sequence ATGGAATATCCGAAGATTCGCAGTACGACGGTTATTGCGGTCAGAAAAAACGGACGAGTAGCCATGGCCGGCGACGGACAGGTGACTATGGGCGAAACCGTTATGAAAGGCAACGCCCGCAAAGTGCGTCGTTTGTACGACGGCAAGGTTCTCACCGGATTTGCCGGTGCGACGGCTGATGCGTTCAATTTGTTCGATAAATTTGAAATCAAAATCAAGGAATTTGCCGGAGATTTGACTCGGGCGGCAGTTGAACTCGCCAAACAGTGGCGTACGGACAAAGCGCTGCGCCAGCTTGAAGCGCTGCTGCTCGTCGCCGATAAAGATAAAATTCTGCTTATTTCCGGTACCGGCGACGTTATCGAACCGGAAAACGACGTGCTGGCGATCGGTTCCGGCGGCAATTACGCGTACGCTGCCGCACTTGCGTATCTTGATTCGTCCGATCTGGGCGCAAAAGAAATTGCGGAAAAAAGCCTGAAAATTGCAGGCAATATCTGTATCTATACGAATAATCACATTACCGTGGAGGAACTCTAA
- the fliE gene encoding flagellar hook-basal body complex protein FliE has product MIGSLELLRTHAAHIGSAAVVSGRHTAAESASSGTKTAKGTFENYLTEAVDYVNTKQIASSSNVEKLITDPDSVDIHDVTIAMAEASMSLNLAQTVIDRLISGWNEITTTR; this is encoded by the coding sequence ATGATTGGATCGTTGGAATTACTGCGGACACACGCGGCTCATATCGGTTCTGCCGCCGTCGTTTCGGGACGGCACACCGCCGCAGAATCGGCGTCTTCCGGTACGAAGACTGCAAAGGGGACTTTTGAAAATTATTTGACGGAAGCCGTCGATTACGTGAATACGAAGCAGATCGCTTCTTCAAGCAACGTTGAAAAACTGATAACCGATCCCGATTCGGTCGACATACACGATGTTACGATTGCCATGGCCGAAGCCAGTATGTCTTTAAACCTCGCGCAGACGGTTATCGACCGGCTCATCAGCGGCTGGAACGAAATAACCACGACACGGTAA